The nucleotide sequence CCGGATGGCGGCAGACGCCACCACGCAAAAATGGTGGAGCGTCTGCATGCCCTGCCAGGAACCCCTGGGCGACCGCGGCGAGGGCAACTGGTGGGCGGACATGGAGGAGGTTTTCCATTGCCCATGACCTCGCGACAGCGCGTGCTGGCGGTTTTCGAGCACCAATTGCCCGATCGCGTGCCGATGTGGTGCGGCGCGTCGCAGGAGTTCTGGGACAAGTGCAAAACCCAGCTCCAACTCGACGACGAGGGCTTGCGACGGCGGTTCCACGACGACTTTCGCCGTGTGCTGGCCCGGTATGCCGGGCCGCCCATGGTGCTCCAGCACAAAGACGCCGTCAGCCGCACCATCTTCGGCGTCGAGCGGCACGGAATGGGCTATGGCCAGCCGCTCGATCATCCCCTGGCCGGGGCGTCGCTGCAGCAGGTGCATGACTATCCCTGGCCGGACCCGGACTGGATGGACATCTCGCACATTCGCAGCGAGGCGGCCGCCTGGGCGGGGCAGTACGCCATCCTCGGCGGCGACTGGTCGCCGTTTTTCCATGACGCCATCGACCTGATGGGCATGGAGGGACTGTACCTGGCGATGTTCGACCACCCGGAAGTGGTCGACGCGATGATGACGCACATGGTCGACTACTATGCCGCCGTCTCGCGGCGCGTCTTTGATGCGGCCGCCGACGTGATCGACGTGTTCTTTATCGCCAACGACCTGGGCAGCATGACCGGCCCGCTGCTGAGCGCGGAGATGTTCAAGCGGTTCATCCTGCCGCACACACGGCGGCTGATCGAGCTGGGGCACGACTACGGCTTGTACGTGCAGATGCACTGCTGCGGGGGGTTCGCCGAGTTGATCCCGCTGCTGGTCGAGGCCGGGCTCGACGCGCTGCATTCAGTCCAGCCCTCGTGCCGCGGTATGGACCTGCGGGCGCTCAAGACCCTCTTCGGCGACAGGATCGTCTTCAACGGGGCGATCGATTCGCACCGGGTGCTGATCGACGGGACGCCCGAGACGGTCATCCGCGACACGCGCGAGGTGCTGGACATCATGATGGGCGGCGGCGGATACATCGGCGGGGCCAGCCACGACACGATCCTGGAACAAACGCCCGTGGAAAACGTCCTGGCGATGTTCGACACCCTCGAAGACTATGGGGTCTACGAGAAAGCGTAGAGGCGCAAAGGCCGGCGCTCAGACGCACCGGTAGACCAGATCGGTGTCGATCCCCATCGCCTTGATCTCGGGCACGATCTGCTGGTAGAAGCGGTTGCCGTCAACGTAATAGCCGGCCGTGGGCTCAAGACCGGCGATGCGCGCGGTCCAGAAGCGGTTGAACAGTTCCATCATGCACTCGCGGATGTACTTGCACAGCATCGACGCCAGCGCCACGCACAGGTGCTGGTCTTCGGCTTCGACCTGGTAGCGGATCTCCGCCACCCGGCCTGACATGGGCGCCCCGTTGTGTGGCATGGGCGTCTCGCCCATGCTCTTGCTTTGTGGCACGGGCGTCCCGCCCGTGCTCCCCGAATCGCGACCATCATGGACACGCACAACGGAGTTGTGCGTGGCACCCGTCTGGCCCTTAATGGGCGAGGCTTCCGTAATTCGGTACGCGCTGAACGTCTCGCTCTCATCGATGACCTTGAACTGCGCCTCGGGGAAAATGCGCTGCAGGCCCTCCAGGTACGACCGCCGCCCGCCCTGGCGGTCGACGTCGATCTGCACCCGCTTGCCGGCTGAAAGCTCCCACACGTGCGCCAACAGCCGCGCCACCAGGTCGCCTACCGTGGTGGCTTTGCTCCGCGTCGCCCGAACCAGGCGATTGTACTGCCCGGCCTCGAGCACCTCGCTGCGCATGCAGAGGCATTTCACCCCCGCCCGCTGCATCGCCGTGCGAAGGGCGGCCGCGGGCAGATCCACGGCCGTCGGCGTCAGGCAGGTCGGCAGGGGCAGGTCCTGCCCGGCGTACCAGGGGTACTCGTCCATGACCTTGAGCATGGCCGGGCAGACAAACGCCAGCAGCCCGCGCAGCGACTGGGGTCTCTGATCCAGCGAGCCAAGGAACGCCAGAGCGCCCAGTTCCAGGTGGTCCAGCGCGCCGGGGCGCTGGCGGTGGTAGAGCTTCTTGCTGTCGCTGACGACGATGCGCTTGCGCGTTCGCGAGACCTTGCGCGACACCGCCAGCGCCAGCGTCTGCCAGAGCGACTTGTCCAGCAGGTCGTCGGGTACCTCAAAGGCCGTCGCCGAGACTACCAGCGGTCCGAGGACCGGTCCCAGCCCCGCCTCGTCTATGCCCGCAATGATTGCCATGATTCTCCCGTAGCATGGGCGAGACGCCCGTGCTACTCCTGCATCGCCAGGTCTCGGTAGACCGCGGCGGTGCGGTCGGCGGCAGCTTCGATGCTGTGGTTCATCCGCACGTACTCCAATCCGCGCGCCGCCTGGGCCTTGGCCGTGGCGGCTGTGCATAACAGCGTGCCCAGCTTGCTATCAAGTTCGTCGCTGTTGCCGGGACGAAAGAGCGAGGCCGTCACGCCGTCGATCAGGAAGTCGCACGCCGGCTGGCGGACGCTCAGGACCGGTGCGGCGGCGGCCAGGGCCTGGAGGCAGTTGAGGTCGACCCCTCCGGGCGAGACGGGGGCGACGTAGAGATCGGCGCTGCTCATGATTCGCCCGATGTACTGCGAGGGCTGCTCGGGCACCATGGTAACCTGGGGCGCCAGGCCCCGCCGCGCCACCGCCCGCCGCAACCTCCGCTGGGCCGCTCCGCCACCGAGCACGAAACAGTGCCACCGTGGACCGTCCTTGAGCACCCGCACAAGACTCTCGATCACGCTCTCGAACGGCTCGCTCTCTTCCATCGGACCCCCGAGCACGATCGCCCGCGGGCGCAGGGCATCGTCGGGACCGTCATCGGCGCGTCCGACCGCCTCGACGCCCGGCCGCGAGAGCACCGCCTGCACGTGCTCGCCCAGCTTTGCGCGCAGGGCGTCGCAAAGCGGCTGCGAGGCGGTCAGCACCGCCGCCAGCGGCAGATTCGCCGGAACCTTCGGGGCCGCCAGGTCGTCGGCTCGGTAGATCGAGACCGCAACCGGTCGCGTCAACCGCCGCCCCAACCGCGTGCTGACGTCGATCGTCGCGCCGTCCAGGCCATGCACGACCTCCACCTTGCAGCGGGCCAGTTGCGTGGCGGCCGCTTCGATCGCGGCCGCGTGCAGCCACCAGACCTTGCGCCATCGCAGCGGGACCAGCGGCAGCGTGGTCGCCAGGGCGCCGGAGGCTGCGGGGTCCTGGCCCAGCAGGGCGATCTCGATGCCCCGCTCGCGCAGGGCGCCGGCCAGCGGGGCCAGGAACGCCCCGAGGCGCACCAGCGTCTGCGGGGCGGCGACCCACACCACGCGCAGGGCTCGCGGGGGATGCTCGATCTGTTCGGGCGGATTCACAGGGGACTATTTAACCACAGCGGGCGGCTTTGAGCTATGCGCTTTCAGCGTTACGCGTATCCCCCAGTTACCAGCGGG is from Planctomycetaceae bacterium and encodes:
- a CDS encoding uroporphyrinogen decarboxylase family protein, with amino-acid sequence MTSRQRVLAVFEHQLPDRVPMWCGASQEFWDKCKTQLQLDDEGLRRRFHDDFRRVLARYAGPPMVLQHKDAVSRTIFGVERHGMGYGQPLDHPLAGASLQQVHDYPWPDPDWMDISHIRSEAAAWAGQYAILGGDWSPFFHDAIDLMGMEGLYLAMFDHPEVVDAMMTHMVDYYAAVSRRVFDAAADVIDVFFIANDLGSMTGPLLSAEMFKRFILPHTRRLIELGHDYGLYVQMHCCGGFAELIPLLVEAGLDALHSVQPSCRGMDLRALKTLFGDRIVFNGAIDSHRVLIDGTPETVIRDTREVLDIMMGGGGYIGGASHDTILEQTPVENVLAMFDTLEDYGVYEKA
- a CDS encoding glycosyltransferase, coding for MNPPEQIEHPPRALRVVWVAAPQTLVRLGAFLAPLAGALRERGIEIALLGQDPAASGALATTLPLVPLRWRKVWWLHAAAIEAAATQLARCKVEVVHGLDGATIDVSTRLGRRLTRPVAVSIYRADDLAAPKVPANLPLAAVLTASQPLCDALRAKLGEHVQAVLSRPGVEAVGRADDGPDDALRPRAIVLGGPMEESEPFESVIESLVRVLKDGPRWHCFVLGGGAAQRRLRRAVARRGLAPQVTMVPEQPSQYIGRIMSSADLYVAPVSPGGVDLNCLQALAAAAPVLSVRQPACDFLIDGVTASLFRPGNSDELDSKLGTLLCTAATAKAQAARGLEYVRMNHSIEAAADRTAAVYRDLAMQE